ttaatttttctaatcGAGTTACTTCACAAAATGGGTCTAATAGTTTATTTATGATAAACACTCTATTGATTAAGTTAACTAATTCCTTCCAGTTTTTAGAACACAAGATACAAGTCATTAGtacttttttaaaactaaattcaacgataaaatttaattatagatattatttctataattttaatttatatttcatattagGCATACATTCTTTATAACTTTTCATTTATCAAtgacatatttttattattatagcgCACCAGAATATACTTATAttcactttttaaaataaataaatatattaattattttaaattaaaagcttatacatttataattaaaaaattaattatactgTTAAtactttattaaattaaaagtatttaatttattagaaatgaaattatataattacaaattacaggaaaaatatttaaaaaatataattattaaaaataaaattgtaaaataaaataaaaatatcaggtctctaaatttttaacttttttcctatttaattaattataccGAATGTTACAAAATAAAGTCGAAGTTTAGTGGTGGGTTCAATATTACCTTAAAAAGATTTAATAGTTATCCTCAACTAAAAAaacgtgaaaaaaaaaatgaaaaaaaatgttacaatGTTCTTCTCAAGTGCCTCTATAAGAAGAAAACTAGAGGCTTCATACATTATGATGCTTGTGAGGAACCATAACCATGTCGGACGAGGAACACCACTTCGAGTCAAAGGCTGATGCTGGAGCATCAAAGACATTTCCCCAACAAGCTGGGACTATCCGCAAAAACGGTTACATTGTCATCAAGAACAGGCCATGCAAGGTTCATTTTTTCCTTTCTCTCTGTTTTTTTTGGGACAAAATGATACCCTTTTAAGTTTTTCACTTTTGATCGGGCTTGCACTGAATTTTGTCGAAAGGTTTCTTTTTGTTTAGTGGATCGAGACAATTGACGCGATTAATCAGACCCCACTTGGTTCTTTTTGATGAAATTGAGTTTCATGTGAAACTTTGTCCCTCTCTATGGCTTTTCCTCTTTTGAGGGATTTTGTTTGTGGAAAACTAggttaaagttttgttttttatttatgggGTTGTTTTGGCTGGACAGGTTGTGGAGGTTTCAACTTCCAAAACTGGCAAGCATGGACACGCAAAGTGTCACTTTGTTGGAATTGACATCTTCACAGGAAAAAAGCTTGAGGATATTGTGCCATCTTCCCATAACTGTGATGTATGTATTGAGTATCTTTTGGATTTGGGTTTTACCTTTTTAATTAGGCCACTTATGCTTTATTATGGTATGATTTATCTGTTTTGTGGTTACAACAGGTTCCTCATGTCAATCGTACTGACTACCAGCTCATCGATATATCAGAGGATGGATTTGTAAGATTTCAATTGCACTTCTATCTTTTACTCCTTACCCTTTCTTATTCACTTATGAGATATTGATACCCCaaagtgatttgatttgatgtGATGTAAACAAAGTTATTTTAGTAGGTCAAGTGGTTATTTGATTTTCTTTAATGGCATGTTTggattattttagtttatgatcaattttctttaaaaatgcTGAATCACACCAAATGATGAAAGTAGCAAGATCAATAGTTGATGCATGTGTAGTTAATaaactatatataattaaaatttcatcttTATCATATCCATGTATAGTTTTGTAGTTCCATTTTTCACATTTTCTCCTGATATGGTGTGGTTAATATAGTTTGACAATTGGTTAATAGTGTTTGTTTTCCTTTCATTGAATATATTAGGTGAGTCTGCTGACTGAGACTGGTGGTACTAAGGATGATCTTAGGCTTCCAACCGATGAAAGTCTGCTTTCGCAGGTTAGTTTGTTTGATACCTACTCTTACATAATTATGGCATTATTTGTCCAATCAAACAATGTGAGGAAACTGGCATGATCTTGATAATCTGTTAAACTTTCATTATTTGCTTTTTCTTCTACTGATTTGAATCTGTATCAAGCAGATCAAGGATGGATTTTCTGAGGGCAAAGATCTGGTTGTGTCTGTTATGTCTGCTATGGGAGAGGAGCAGATTTGTGCCCTTAAGGACATTGGTCCCAAGTAATAGTTCCATGTCAGTTTAATGCTGGAAGGCTTAAGTTGTAACTGAGATGATATagtatttgtttctatttttctcttttatgtggGTTTGTATGCTATATCAGCCAAAAATTGTACCATTCTTACAAGATGTGGTCTAAGTTGGATGGCTTTATTTGGGAGTCCTTGACctatatttttattgtgttgGATCAATACTTGAACCATGAACTGTTAAATGTTGTTAAGTTATATTTGGTCATTGCCATTGATGCTATTTGCACGCTTTTCAGACCCTTTTCTGATAAAACTTTCTTCATTATGATGTTTCTTAAttgcattttgaaatatatGCTTTGCTAGGGATAAGAAAAATGCGATCCCTGAATTCTGTACTgaattgttttttgttttttgcttGAATTCTGTACCTTCAAGAGATAGAGAAGGTAGAACATTGCCTCAAATTCTTGTTAAATTGTCTTTACTTATATTGAATTTGTTTGGAtaaaattttatagaaaaaatgaaAGTAAGAAGCTTCTGAGTAATCTTGGAGAAGTAACATAAGAGAGATTTTACAAGTTGgagaatttttataaattaacttctaatttttttcaattaacttCTAGAAGTTAGTGCTACCTCCCTATCCTAACAAGCTCAATTTATAAGTACACTTCTATACTCCTATGCTATGTAAATCTTATTCTAGCGTATTTTCTATTTGGATTGagtccaatttatttacaaacttttttttataagaagaTCAGAAGAAAGAATATGATACTCTAGTTTATGTTTAGTCCTTTTTTGTTGAAGTCCACTCGATCTCGACATTAGGTGCGACTTTGTCTTGTAGGCCGAGATGACTGATCAAAGTTGGAAGTGTCTCTTGTATCCTTGGTTATCTTCTTAGTATATTAGTACAACATGTTTCATACAACTTTCATAATTTAGAGCAACACATTGTGTCTTTTTATAGGTTTTTTGCTTCAAGGATATTGGAAAAATCATTGTGTCTTTTTATAGGTTTTTTGCTTCAAGGATATTGGAAAAATCTTATGGTTTAGATTTTGTTAACAGTATCTCAATTTCcaattttttagaatttttgtaTTTGACAAAAAAATTGCTTTCAATTCTACGTATGAGATATTGTCGATgttactttttcctttttcttatatttgtttttttgttttgattcaaagaaaccATTCGAATTTTTGCAAAGTCCATTTGTAAAGAAAAAATAGTTAAGACCTAAATAAACTCAGTTATATGAATatgaattaaaacaataaatttatatgaatataactaaaacaataaattatgaattaaaacaataaatttatatgaatataactaaaacaataatttattattatagttcaataatctatgattaaagtTGTTTATTAGGGTTTAGGGCATTCTGTAtacagtaaaaaaaatttaagccTTTTTTTTGGGTAATTGGGAGCACTAACACTCTAGCATGATATAAACTTAGCTATAACCTCTACAAATCTTCCCAATCTCCTGATCCAAAGGAAGCATTTTACTTTACTATATATGCCTTCTTAAGCTGtcaaattacatttaaaaagaaaaatgtgtaTACCTtctacaaaaatgaaaaagaagccAGAAAACTTCTACTATTATGACTAACGTATTGAAGCATAAAATCGTAGCATAGCAATTGATTTGCAAGGTGTAAGTTACCATAACTGTATTCTGCCATAAATTAGTTGTATAAACTTAGTTTGGATGAAAAAGCAACAAGTAAACTTCAGCTCTTAACATATTGAAGCATAAACCGCAACATAAAATTTGATTGGTTAGCTTGGTGTAAGTTACTACAACTGTATTCTATCATAAATTTGTTGAGTAAACTAAGTCCGTTAGGGATTCTAATTTCAAACTATCTCTGAAGCCTATAAATTGGAATTTGTCTTCAGTGCAAACGAGGTTTAATCAACAAAATTTGTATCCATTTCCTCTCAATATTTCTCTCTATGGATTCTCAACATCAGCCCAAAAGGTTgtacagaaaaagaaaataaaaagttcaTGTTAAACAGATATATATATGAACAAAGGGAGTGATACCTACAAAATTAATCTCTTTGCTACACTATGGAGAGAAAGGTACTTAAGAATGGAAAAGGAGGAATAAAGAAGTAAATAATGTAGTCAAAGCAGATATTACTTGATATGTGACAAAATTGTGTATTTGATATCTGATATATCCTAGCTCAAAATCAATAACAAACAACTTGAAATCATTTACAGATATATAGTACATCCCAGTAGATTTAAATtccaataaattattttgtctGTAGTAACATTTACAAAGTGTAGTAGGTGAAGGAAACCCTGACaaaattgtaataataaaatacttatttattcatgtataaaacaacatatttttaatacataCAATACAATAATCGAATGCCCAAAAGCAAATTGATCCTAAgagtatattttaaaagaatataacAAAAAGAATTGATATAATCTTATATAATTTGtacaataatttcatttcaaattGTGCTACATTCTTTTCAATATCCCCAAGTTCAAGTAACTATAACTTGAAGATAGACCTGACTGAATTTTCATGTTGTAAACTCTACATAGAACCATTCCTTTACCTCTATTTTCGTGAACAAGCACATCAAGCAATCACGGTGAAGTTGTGagtttaaattattcaaacacAAGACCTCAACTTATGCTCATAAGCAAAACAGTAAATAGCAATTTAAGCTCCACCTCTACCAAATTGTATGGTTTTATGTTGACGATGATCAATAATAATACTATCTACACGCTTTATCATACCCTTTAAACTTTCTAATTAACTTTCTTCATTATGATGTTTATCAATTGAAACTCACATTTATGCTTTGTTCTGGGAATGAAAAATGTGATCCTGAATCTTGTACTGTTGTTTTCTCTATTGAATTCCATATTCTTTTATATGGAAAGATCATATGCCAGTTCCTTCAGTAGAAAGATGAGGCATAAATGAATTGTCAAGTTTCAACTAAATCTTATACTTGCGCTTTTGGATGTTTAGAAATCCTTTTTCATTCACTGAACTCTTTAGGCAATAAGGATTGCATTTCCACCACGAATATGTTAATTTGTTTCAATGTATTTGGGGATGAAGTGTTGCAAAAGTAACCCTGGCAAGCACTTGAAAATATTGATGTAGCCAGACACAACTTGCATAGGCCAAATAAGCTACTCAACAAAGTTTACAGAAAAATTGCATTTCCTTGAAAATTTGGTTTATAACCAAGTCTACTGACATCAAGTAATCCATGTACCTAATCTTGATTGCACATAAAATGGAAATGTCAAATGATTATGAGTAATTCATTCATTTAGCATTTGACACATGGTTTGTGAGTTGTATTATTTAGATATACAACTCATATTCATGATGTGGCCAAAAGTAACTACTTCATGTTGATTGTTGGGAGCTATGCAAAAGATTTTGTGATGGCAGATTTATTTCAAGGACCGAACAACAGTCCCAAGCCAGTCGTCAGGGATGCTACTTCTCAGATCTCCATTTAAGGCCCTTAATGAGTGGCTTGTAGCTGCCTGAAATGCAGCAAAAGGTTTCACATTAGGAGTTCTGACGTAAAAGACAAACAGATCAAATGTAACAAACATTACCTTAACAATGTAGACATCAATTCCATGTTTTGCTATCATTGCAGCTTCTGATATCTTTGTTTTCATCCCACCAGTTGTATCATGAGCAGCAACTGTTAGTTCAACTGTAGAGAACATATGCCAGGAAAATGCATTCCATATATTTCAGCTCAATTTAAGCCCTCAAAAGAAATAACCAGAAAGAAAGGAATAACTAAGTCATTGTGAATGTCTAAAAAATTTTCTTAGAACAGTTACTGGGCTAATAATTTCAGAAACTGCCCCACTGCAAAATTTATCAGACCACATaatagaagagaaagaaaaatgaatgTTGATTTGCCAAGTCCACTCACTTGAGTTCTGCAACTTCGGTTTTACAACTGACCAGCTTCCATCGTCAGCAACAGCTGTCACAACAATTGAAAGTGATGCTGATAATACCCAATCATGAAGATATTACACCATATTGAAGATCAAGTATACAACAAATCCTTACCAATCTCCTTTAAGAGTATTGCATCAGGTTCTGTTGGAGGGCGATCATAAACCCCATATACATCTGTCTTTGAGTCATATTTAATGGAAACATTCATATAATGTCTTgtaaaatataagatatatatatatatatatatatataattggtgATAGAATGCTTTCGTTGTTTCATGataattcaaaattttggtTTCGCAGATCTTGCATATTTGTAGTGTTTGCAAATACAATTCTTTAACATCAAATGCATGTTTGCTACAGATTTCAACCAACGTAAATGTCAGTTTGGACATGTTTCAAGGAACTTTTATTTGCACCAAACATTTTTTGCCCTATATGGGGATTTTCATTGagagaaaattaaaacataaacataCAGACCTTCGTGATAGCTAAACTGCTCTCAGCCATTTGGAGTATTACAAATGTGGtgagaaatgaaaataaaaagttgaGGTTGTTATTAGCAATATATTCAAGATATTTATTCATCATTTGGAGATATGAAGGAACTCTATATCATACTAACTAGAAAACTGTTGGGTTTGGTATGTTCATAAAGAGCCTATATTTGTTGaaattaaagactaaaaattGTTACAAATGATATATGGAGGATACCAGAAAAACAACATATTTAGGCTTTGAGTACGCTGCCAGATGACTTATGATAACATCTCCACTCAAAATAGTGCATCCCTGAAAACAAACTAACTTGTAATGGCATTCCATTGATAGTGAATAATGAACAATAAAACTGAATACACTTAGTCTCTACCTGAATCTCATCGAGCACTGCATCTCCATGCAGAACCTGACAAATTATAATGAGGTTAATGTTattcaaaggaaaaaaaaagaaaaagaaaaacaattacaaaattTAGAACCCTCAAAGAGTCAAAGGAAAAAAGATAACGGTAAAACTTTATTACTGGAACTTTATATtcagattttaatatttttcatatatttcatTAAATGCTGTATATAACAATTCATTTGCTTTTGACATTGCATAAAGAACAATATAGTACTCAAGAAAAGAGGGCATTGTTGGGAACTATGACCCATTTTGGATTAGCTCTAGCTTATGCGAGCAATTCAACTGAGATAAGTACTTCATTTGTAGCATACAAAATAACTCCGAGAAGTCCATTGTGCTcgtgaaaaagataaataagGAGGCTCTTGAAAAAATTACATAAGTTGATTTTATCTTCTTAAGTGCTTTCTAAGAAGATTATCCAAACTGACTATATTTTCATATGGTAGAGCCCTATCCGCCAGCCAGCAATGTATCAACTAGTGACTATAACATATAGTAGGGAAGTTAGCAGATCCAACACTCTAAATTTCTTTTTCTCTACATGCACTACCCATGAAAAAATCATGATCACCGATATACCAGTCATACAATAATTTTGTAACTTCAACATTTTAAGTACTAGGACCAAATGATTTTTCTAAGAAATATTTAGAAACAATAAAAGAACATCTATATGAAGCAATGAGGAAAGgttaaaagagtagaaaaatatttaaaagctTAAAAATAGTGAAATAAATTTAACATTCACTCTTACCGGTGTAAAACCAGAATCAATTGCCTTAGCCACTGAAGATAAATCAGCTGAAGATATCTGCACATGTTAAATATGAAGTTAGATCAGTAAGATATAACATTATCTGAAAAGGAAGACAAACAAGTGTACAATTTTTTGTGTTGATGAGTATGATCTGACAAATATTCAGTTAAAAGTTTACTAACATATCTCTCCCTGGTGATCCATCCACATGAGAAAGGTGACATTCCAATTGAAGGAATGCCCTCTGCACAGAGAGACGAATACCTTTTAAAATGAATACCATTACTTTGCAAAGAGCAGGAAGCCAAAAAAGGGGATGAAACAGAATAACAGATAGCAGCAGGTATTAAAATTCAGTTGAAGGgtaattattattgttgaagATCACACATCAACTAGAAATatgatcaaattataatatataaatgggtgcaaacctcatcttactAAACTGGTTTTGTGAGGTTATGATAGACttaaatttcattttcttaAGATAGTATACGAGTTTATCCTAATTAAGTTTGTTAAGCATATTGTGTTACCCACTATCGGGATTCCTCCTAATCGCACGCTCGAGAATAGAAACCTCATTCAATAGATTGAAAATGGATATGCTGCAAAAACCTCCAATTATAGTGAGTTATTGGTGTTCTGATAATTGTAAGAGCCAAAAAAGAGTTTGCACAGATACAAAATTTCGTTTGACTTTTACTTGCAGAAGTTTCTTCTGTTAACCTTACAGATTTTGTAAAAGCACAGACTTTGTAAAAGCATACATCAGCATTTCACATTAGTAATATCAAAATAGTGACCAAACATGAACAGAAGACTGGTGGAGATAGACAACAACCATCTTAGCCAAATCTCATTGACTGAAAAGTTTAAATTTGTATCATGATGTTACCATGATAACATTGAGTACATTACTGATGACCAGCTAGATCATGTATCTAAAAGCATAAAGGTTTGACACAAAAGATCAATGCACAAAGCTCTAATACAAGAAGAACATGTGATCATATATAGATAACAATAATTGCAAAACTACCTCTGGCTAGTGCTCTAACAATTTCCAGATTAAGAGTGGTTacctgaaataaaaaataaacagaatGATAAGAACAGAGACAATTCTCATTCTGAAAGTAATTTGCATATAAACAGTttattaatattgaaaaaagATGTTCTGCATAATAATCAAGGACTATAAAACATTCAGACCAAACATATATaagtacaaataaaaataattaatattatcataaCACTCTAGTGATACACCTTGGCCAATTTctctaatatataaaatatggcACTGATGAAGACCCAATGTTTTTTTGTTGCATTGTGGTGTGCGAGATTGCACCAACCAATAATCTCTTTTGTGATATTTCACACTTCACTAATCTCCTCTATAGTTGAGAAATATACCTACCGCTTACAATCTAAGCTTTTGAGAATTATGGCAGACCCCAAAAATATATTCATCATAAACCAGATTCCAGATGATGTCAGACATCAAGCCACCAATCCAATTCTGCTCTTTTAAGTTAAAAACTGTCATGTGCACATGTTAGATTCAGAAGTAAATACAAGTGCAGAGATCTTGCCAATAATTACTTACAGATATTCTCGTAGCAACAAAGCCACCTTTGACAAGAGGTTTATTCAACTGCCCCTTGTGGACCCCGGATTTGCTAGCTTGGAAGTGCCCAAAAGAACCTGAGATAACCACAGGTTTGAGGACAAAACACTGTTAATTCAGGGAACTCCGTCCCTCCAGCGCAACATATAATACTTTATCACTATAACAGTTtcaatttgaataatttataacAACTAATAGATTACAAACATCAAATTGGTCTTCcatttataaatacatatacaTCAAATTAGTACAGAAAAGATATATGTGGCAATTTTTCATCAATATGGTCCTTTAATGtcatattttctttcatttttccaTTAAATGATCCTTAAAATAACATCAAATATATCAAATTGGTCCATGAAGGTAAATCTCATGACACTAACTATCATTTAATTTGGTGTCATAAATAATTGGAAGACCGAGGTAATCTTGTGTACTAATTCCTCACTATGTCCGacttcaaaatattaaaaaaaaactaatttagtgtCTAATTTTCATGCACTATCAATTTGAAAATTCTTATACCATCAACCAATAGAAATCATCCCCGAGAATGACTTTTAAAGTAGTTAATATAAAAATCAACAAACTTGAGTTTATATGACAATATATGATTATATGGGTGTAAAATGCCTTTATCTTGTCAATATATTCACTATTCTAATtgaattcttatttttaatattattattattattattagggaAAAAAAAGCTTActtcaaaacaaagaaaaaaagaaaaggaactCAAGGAACCTGCTCCATGAACAACAATGAAAGGGCTACATTCCATGGCAGAATGATCTCCAAATTCATCCGGGTTGCAGCAAATTTCTGACCCTCCAGATCTCTTGCTCCAATCCATCCCGGGAGGCTTCTCAGAAGATGCAATCATAGCTTGCCTCAGCTGTTCTGAAACCTTCTGAAGAATCTCCTCATTTACCATCTCCAATTCATTTTTGCAGGTGACAGCGGCTCCTCCTGAATACCCCACCAAAAGCATTTCACTTTTCCACTGATGGAAAACCCTCACAGTGAAGAAATCCATGTACAACACTAAAGGGTCTCGTCCAAAAAATTTACAGAACAGAACAAAAACTCTTCTGGGGTCTGTCTGTTTGTCAATAAGATACACCCCAGATGCTTATATGAAAGAGAAAATACATACTTTGATATGGAAGAGGATAGCAGCATTGTAAAGCAACAATCTTTGGAAGGAAAATATGCAAATAATAAAAAGGAGTTTAGTTCAGATACAAAAGCCGAGAGAGTGTGATACCGAGTTTGACTATGCAACGGATTGACTGAGTGAAAGGAGAAAGGGGTGAGGAAGTGAGTGTTTGGCTCTGATTCTTGTTCTTCTCCATTCCCCTTCTCCGATTCTCAACACCCCAACGTCACCTATCAAAGAAGTGAATGTTTGACTATCTTTTTCATGGTTCAActtcaattttagtttttttatttttattttttaattttcaaagttATGTAAATGGTTAATGCTGGGTTGATGTACTGGCAACTAGGTAGAGAGCatcaagaataatttttttttacagagATTATAGCTCTTCACAAGTTATATATGTTTGGAAACAATATTAATAGCTAaagattatattatttttcttttaaaacgttattttttttctataatttaaaaCAGGTTAATTTTTTCCAACGcctaatataaataataaatttaaatcaaataacataaaattattgataaaaaaaattaataattaaaatattgttctaaatttgatttcataaatttttattttttctttaaactgattaaaatcaatttcttaaatagattaattttatttaaatttatgttatgtagtataacttatttaaaattttgtttttttagaaatttatagtgatattttataacaatttatttggattatatttaaaaataatttattatttaattttatatttaaaaaaaataattttatttaaaatgtataaaaaaaagctGTCTACATATAAAGATAGTATAAAGATAATgagatatattttttatagataTAACTGGGAATTGGTGATTATACCTACTCTCATTGTTTTCATGTCTGCCTAAACCTTTGTTTACAATGTTGGTAATAAATGAAATCATTTTTGAGTGagaagattataattattttactcttcctccacctctaattttttaaaatactaaaactagcttttttattttatttgaataagcaCTGTAATGGGGTTTATAGCTTTCCAGAATGCGGATTTCGTG
The sequence above is a segment of the Phaseolus vulgaris cultivar G19833 chromosome 2, P. vulgaris v2.0, whole genome shotgun sequence genome. Coding sequences within it:
- the LOC137810798 gene encoding eukaryotic translation initiation factor 5A; translated protein: MSDEEHHFESKADAGASKTFPQQAGTIRKNGYIVIKNRPCKVVEVSTSKTGKHGHAKCHFVGIDIFTGKKLEDIVPSSHNCDVPHVNRTDYQLIDISEDGFVSLLTETGGTKDDLRLPTDESLLSQIKDGFSEGKDLVVSVMSAMGEEQICALKDIGPK
- the LOC137810799 gene encoding isopentenyl phosphate kinase; its protein translation is MEKNKNQSQTLTSSPLSPFTQSIRCIVKLGGAAVTCKNELEMVNEEILQKVSEQLRQAMIASSEKPPGMDWSKRSGGSEICCNPDEFGDHSAMECSPFIVVHGAGSFGHFQASKSGVHKGQLNKPLVKGGFVATRISVTTLNLEIVRALAREGIPSIGMSPFSCGWITRERYISSADLSSVAKAIDSGFTPVLHGDAVLDEIQGCTILSGDVIISHLAAYSKPKYVVFLTDVYGVYDRPPTEPDAILLKEIAVADDGSWSVVKPKLQNSIELTVAAHDTTGGMKTKISEAAMIAKHGIDVYIVKAATSHSLRALNGDLRSSIPDDWLGTVVRSLK